tttttattagtttttttgaaaatgagaagactaaaataccctcaaataatataacttattttaattacaaaaatgcaTTTTCGTAATTTCCATAACCAAGTTGATTACCGATTGAAAGTGACATTAACTCAATTAGGAGCTTACATAATAACTAGGAATCCTGTCACACATGTATGAATGTGGAAACTACAAACTCAGAACacaaatgtgtgtttaaaaataacatacaataaaaaatgaaatatatgatttaaaactaattaaccataataacacatgaaatttgtaccatattaaaattaaaaactagatTAATTTgtgagtaaaacgaaatttaaacacataaatacattagattaaaaatactaaacacactacaattatttatcatagtTTTGTCGACAATTGTGAGTTAGAGTCTAATTGACTTGTGACACAAACTCgattaacaacattattaataaataaaactaatggaGATAATAGTtcgtgcatattaaaataaaagtgcataaaatatattaaaatgaagttTTGGTTAAGTTATCAATTGAATGTTTTATGAATCTAATTGATGTGGGTTCAAATCCCACCATATATGTatattgttgtgcggaagcgtgtaaaagagtaaaattattgtactaaaaaatcacactaagttcaattcccaggaaagagaggtggatcgcaaggatcgcttaagtaccaggtctttcctagccagaatatccctcaatcgtaatttaatagcacaataaatcactacaatcatacacacaattcatgcagaataatacaataaagaacacaagaatttaacgaggttcagcaaattttgcctacgtcctcgggcactaccaaatatatttcactccaaaatacaagtgagaatttacaaagagagagagagaaaacaatgccttaagtagagaatggcaagttttgagatacagaatgagagatggttatgcctatttatagttgaggttcagggatcaacttgcaaagtcactttacaatttagggaccatatattgcaaatatctcagattttattatgccaatatctcgatacccatatctttgactttccaatatttgatacccatatctttgactttccattatttgatacccatatctttgatttttcataaatatggataattcccaataatctccaccttgaagatttgattcgagtaatcttatcttcacacaattctctctgcctttgtcaacaacacttgatagtgccttcttcaactgttaaacatgcagaatattgatcaagttcaaacaatgttcgaacttgattgttgttaccaccttggtcatcatatctgcgggattatctgcagtcttaatcttctgaatgtgaattttcccctcatcaataatttcccgcacaaagtggaaacgtacatcgatatgctttgtacgtgcatgatagacttgattctttgctaaatgaatagcactttgactatcacaatacacattaatatgctcctggaccaatcccaaggttttaaccataccttgtaaccaaatagcttcctttacagcctctgttacagccatgtattcagcttctgtggttgacaacgcaactgtagactgcagtgtagacttccaacttattggtcctccaacaagagtaaacacataaccagtggttgatcttcgtttgtccaaatcaccggcataatcagaatcaacgtacccaacaacacctttaccaagtgtagtatctTGCTTGAACAGTAATTCAATATCCATGGTcttatgaatataccgtagaatccatttcacagcttaccaatgtccttttccaggattatgcatatacctgctactatactaactgcctgtgaaatgtcgggtcttgtacacaccattgcatacatcaagctacctactgcattagaatacagaacttgcaacatgtattctcgttccgtattcgtcgaaggagatagttgtgcagaaagcttgaaatgagaagccaacggggtacttacaggttttgtctgctcgttcatgccaaactgctgtagtacctttttcaaatactgcttctgagacaagctaactctatcatgagctctatctctccatatttccatgccaagaatctttttagcttctcctagatctttcatctcaaacttgagattgagttgagtcttcaatctttcaatctcaactttgctcttagatgctattagcatatcatcaacatataatagcaagtatatgaaagttccttcttgtagcttctgaaaatacacgcaatgatcaaatttacttcttgtgtacctttgccctttcatgaactgatcaaatcgcttgtaccactgcctcggagattgcttcaatccataaagcgactttgtcagtttgcaaacccaattttcttttccagcaaccttgaatccatctggctgagtcatatagatttcctcttccaaatcaccgtgtaaaaacgcggtcttcacatcaagctgaactagttcaagatcatattacGCAACCAAGGCTAgtaaaatccgaatagacgaatgcttcacaactggagaaaacacttcattgtagtctattccttctttctgagcgtaaccctttgctactaatctagccttgtatcgaatttcatttttatcaggaaatcattccttctttgcatatacccatttgcatccaattgccttctttcccttgggtagtgtcaccaactcccaagtcttatttttatgaagagactgtatttcttcattcatttcttgcttccactttacaccatcagggttacttattacttctgtgtaagtagaaggaacatcatcatctgtaattggaagtgcataggccactatatcatcaaagcgagcaggcttacgaatctctcttcttggccttctatatgcaattgaatcttgttgctgtagagattcttgggtaggaacctcttcatcatttgtcccttcaatattagctggatcatcgttaaccttttcaagctccatctgctgcaaagtactactggttttgtcatccttttgtgaatccttgtacttcaacatggttgattcatcaaaagtcacatctctactgaaaacaatcttccttgtatcaggacaccagagacgatatccttttactccatcagttatacccaagaataatgctttatttgctcttgggtctaacttagattcttttacatgataatatgcagtggaaccaaatatatgcaaagaatcataatcagtagcagatttaccagtccacatctccataggagtttttccatttattgcagctgatggcaaacggttaattagatggtacgtatatgtaactgcctcagcccaaaattctttgcccaatccagcattggacaacatacatcgaactttctccagtatagttcgattcattcgttctgccaccccattttgctgtggtgtatcccgaacagtgaagtgtcgcacaatgccctcatcttggcatacttgtagaaatggatcgtttttgtactcagtaccattatctgatcgaagtcgtttgacctttcgaccagtctgagtctccaccatcttcttccatttcagaaatgcatccaaaacttcactttttcttttcattagatacacccatacttttcttgaataatcatcaacaaaagtaacaaaatagtacatacctcccaaagaagctactttggtaggtccccacacatcactgtgaacgtagtccagaattcttttcgtattgtgaattgctggaccaaattttaccctcttctgcttgcccagaacacaatgttcacagaattccattttgcaagaatttgcacctttcaataagccttgcttcaccaatgtctgcaaagctttttcaccagcatgtttcaatcgcatatgccataacctggtagcctctgaatctgcatctttcgtaaaagctgttgatgttgatccaataactgtacttccatttaaatagtacagattattccttcttgtgcctttcatcaccgtcaataccccagctactacttttagtaatccatctctcaaagtgattgtgagccctttagattctagggcacctaatgagatgagatttttcttcaggctaggtacgtagcgaacatctgtcaagacttggattgagccgtcgtgattcttcaattggactgtacccactcccattatcttacaagcactatcatttcccataagaacaattccaccttctagctctttaagactagaaaaccagtccttattaggacacatatggtaagtacatcctgaatccaaaatccactcatccgtttgacatgccattgccatgccaaccaagctaaagtctgactcctcatcatgctccgctacacatgcattagaaatagccttgcccttttgtagcttaggacaattctttttccaatgccctttttcacggcaaaaggcacattcatctttggcgggtctccctttggactttccccttctaccagatttgctgctgtgtgaacgacctcttactgttaagacttctgcggttgtatctctgtgatctcttttatctttctttcgagtctcagatctatacaacgcactacagactgcatcaaatgtgatcgtgtccttcccatgaagcaatgtggtggtaagatgatcatattcatcaggaagagaattcaacaacaataatgccttatcttcatcttcaaatttctcatccaaatttagcaagtctgctaaaattttattgaatgagttcacatggtcattcatcgacataccgggtgcatacgtgaatcgataaagtttctttttcatataaagcctattttcaagactttttgttagaaacttttcttccagtgtatcccacaacttcttcgctgatgtctcccttatgacagagtacttctgatatttggccaaacataggcgaattgttccacatgcctgtctattgatcttggcccactccttatcatccatcttgtcaggtttttcttcaagggttatatccagctcttgctgacataagacatccaggatctcacattgccacataccaaaattattggtaccatcaaatttctctacttcaaatttcgcattggtcacagtagtctttgacgatgacttttccattttttctcctcaatcccaactacagtacgtgaacagtgccgtgaacgatcgtattccccaagtacgaatctagctctgataccaattgttgtgcggaagcgtgtaaaagagtaaaattattgtactaaaaaatcacactaagttcaattcccaggaaagagaggtggatcgcaAAGGTCGCTTAAGTACCatgtctttcctagccagaatatccctcaatcgtaatttaatagcacaataaatcactacaatcacacacacaattcatgcagaataatacaataaagaacacaagaatttaacgaggttcagcaaattttgcctacgtcctcgggcactaccaaatatatttcactccaaaatacaagtgagaatttacaaagagagagagagaaaacaatgccttaagtagagaatggcaagttttgagatacagaatgagagatggttatgcctatttatagttgaggttcagggatcaacttgcaaagtcactttacaatttagggaccatatattgcaaatatctcagattttattatgccaatatctcgatacccatatctttgactttccaatatttgatacccatatctttgactttccattatttgatacccatatctttgattttccataaatatggataattcccaatatatattaaatttttttttgttaaaatgaaaagtttaaaataccctcaaatagtataacttattttaattacggaaatgtattttcataattttttaactaaGTTGGTGACTCGGTTGAGGGTGACACCAACTAagtaaaacacttaataaatagTAAGTATAAATATACAACTAATGAAGATAATAACTTGCGTAtattaagataaaaatatattaaaatgaaactttGGTTGGATGATAAGTTTAAGATTATACTAATTTAATTGATGCGGGTTCAAATATCACCGTATacatactttaatttattaaaatatcttcaagtagtataacttattttaatttccTAACTGAGTTAGTGACTCGAAAGTGAAACCAActcattaaataatataaatatagattaaaaataatttaatattattattttaaaaaagatagaataaaatttctcttaaaaagCAATCCAACTTCCAAAAATATATTTGGGGTCGAAGTTTTAGGTACCAATACTAATAATGCATCCATTATTGATTAATTTTTCTTTATAAGGTTGTAACTTTTTTGCGATCTTTTGGTAAAAGAAATGTTAACCCACATCTAATAACTAAACATGTCCAAAAGCCAAGCTACGATCAAGCTTTCTAGACTAGGTgatttttaatttagattaaatattaaaGGTATTGTATTTAGAGTGTTTATGCTTGATTTTAGCTTTGAGATTTTGTTTCTTAACTCTAAGAAAAGCTTAAAAGAGTTTACGAAATGTATCTGTATCGAGAGCATGTAGAATTTATCACAACAATGTTTTATCATTTTGGTCTTAGTAAGATTTGAACTCAAACTTTTAAAGGatcattatataaaaatattattttatttaaatgttttacaagtataatcaaaatataaatacaaatatatgtcTGAATAATTACAAATATTAAGTAATTACAATTCAGATTGTTCGAGAAATTACGAATTAGAATTAAACCATTCAACACAATTAGACTAAAAACTGATATAATCTAAATTAACTCAGGTATATAATTTCGAATGATGAATTTCAAACATGGATAATTCAACTTCCagaacctcttttttttttttagttgtaaCCTAATTTTTAGATATCTCTGTTAATAACAATGGTAATTGGACCCAGCTGTGGACTAGGTTGAAGTGAGTCTCcacttgaaaattttttaattgtcTTCATCCGGTCTGACCTACTGATCTAATTTCATTATTAGtttaataatgaatattaatatatattattataattaaatttaaataaaaataattaaataaataataattgggGATATCAAATTTTGGTTGTCTAAAAAAACCGCATGAGGCCTACCAACTGCGCAAAagtctttaaaatttatttttttaaaatttaaaaatcgtaattcaattattatcattttaaataaattttattaaaatttatcaatataaaatatttattttttgtgaattATATAAATACATCATAATAAATAGGccaaaaaaattaacaaagtctatgatttaaattaaaaaaataaaaaataaaatcttaaattttatcaaaatacaaGGACTAACAACACAATTTAACCCTAGtagaaaaaaaagagtaaaacaaATTCccgaaattaaataattaaacaatCTTAAGGTAATGAAGAAGAAAGCCACTTGTAGAGTAGTTGATAGGAAAGAGAAAAGGAATGCTTGTTTTGATTGTTTTGTCTGACTCCTGAAAGAATCACATGGCATTGGCATGCAAAGACAGCTATTATCTATACACTCCCCCCTCCTTCATCCATTATCCCACATGGATTTCTCAGATAAGATGAACATCTCTCTTTGAAAAAACACCTCTCACTtcactatttttcttttaattccctGTCAGTTCATTGCCCATCACATTAATGCTCTTTATTTACATGTCATTGTAActtactttctcttttctcttctggGTTTTTTGTCTCTGAGGATGAACACCACCCtcacatttctctttttcttgttgGATCTTAACAGTTCTGTTTCTTTTTGACAGATGGGTCTTTTAGTTTTGTGAAATGGGGGTATTGGGTCCCTTcccctttttcctttctttttgtttgtattattattattattatgagattCAACACTAGGCATTGTTTGCTTTGCCTGTCAGAGTCTCAATAagaatccttttttttttaagtagtGTTCGGGTAAGTTCTTTTTGCCTCTTGTAATTTTGAGCTTTGGAGGGTTTCATTAAATTGTGGGGGGTTTGAAGTTTGATTGTGAAAGACAGACAATTTTGATATTTGTTGGTAGCCAAAGTCACTGAATTTTATGAGGAGTTTTAGAACATGCACAAGGAAGAAATCTGAAAAAAATTGGATGATTCTGTTTAAATCAAGCAGTGTTTGAAGTTAATGTTGGAGCAAGGTGAAACAAGAGACCTAATATTTGTTCTCATTGGTTCTTGAATTAATAGAGTTGATTCTCAATTGAATCCTTGTAGTCCATATTAGCAAAGAAATTGGTTCTGGTATTTATGGTGAAAGAAGAGAAATAGTGGTTGCAATTCAATTGTTTGAAGGAAAAGGTGGACCAAGAAGGGAGGAATTATTAGCCTTTTTAGGTTCAATTATTTGAAGAAAATTATGGCTGCAAAGCTTCTAAATTCATTGGCAGATGAAAATCCAGATTTGCAGAAGCAAATAGGATGCATGGTTGGCGTTTTCCAAATCTTTGATAATCATCATTTGCTTACCACTAAGCGCCTCAGCCATAGGAATCTTCCATCAGGTAGCTCTTTTAGGGATGTTGGCattttttttttgatgaaatctatttacttttttttcacaGTTTGATgcaatattcatataaaatttgtGTCAATGTTCTTTTAGTTCATTTTCACTAGCATTGGCCATGTTCTATAGCATTATTATCTATTGGCATCTGTATTTTCacgtttcctttttttttttttgtccaactTTAATGTTTTGCTGAATGTAATGTCAATACTTTTCAATGATTGATGGCGCAATATTCATATGAAAAATGAGTCAATGTTCTTTAATTTCAGTTTCATAATTCATTGTCACCAACATTGCCCATGTCCTACACCATTCTTATCTATTGGAATCTGTATTGTGTATATGTATGAATATGATTCATGTTGCTCTGCTGTCTGACTCAAAATAAGtggaaaaacttggaaaaattaCACATACCCGTGCTGGACATATGCCTGTGTTCGACATTCATTCTACTCGTAGTTTATGATTAATGTATGTTGAGTATTACTATTACAGTGTGGCCTATGCTCCAACTAATTGTCATGATTTCAACTGCTTTCTATCTGTTTATTGATGTATGGAAGTTGGATTCTTAAATGTTTTGAAGTAATGCTGTTGTATGAATGAATCTAATGGAAGAGTTTAGATTATTTAAGCTGAGTTTTATCGAAGCTGAGTTTCTATTTAGAGCTTGTTTCATTTTCGTTTTcctttttttagtattttgtgAACTCAAACATTTCTTTCGTGCATTTGCAGGTAATTCCCACTTGAACAATGGGATCCATGAAGGGGATTCAAACAATGGATTCCATCGACAAACAGCAACAGTAAGTCCCCAGAAATTCACTCCACGTTTTCTCGTCCCCTCCCTAATGTCACCACTGTTTTTATGTTGTGCAAGATTGGATGGTTTGTGGTTCATTTCTTCACTAAGTAGTTGCTTCCCTAACATATAAACGATTCTCGCTATTGTGTTGCGATTTTATCTTGATGCCTCAGATTATGTTCATATGAAACTTTCTGATATCTGATTGTGCATGCTGATTACTGAGATTGCTTCTTTAATTCTTGAAAGTTAGTAAGGTGATGCCAGTTTTGTACCAAAATCTGTCCTTACGGTCATTTGGTTTCCAGGAAACGAATATAAACAGAAGTGGGAATGAGAAACAAAGAATTTCGATGGAATCTCCAAGAGCATCTTTTTCATCATCACGCTCATCTTCCTTTTCTTCATTGGATTATAACAAAACAGCTCAGCAAGAGGTCCCTTTCCCTGAAAATCCTGATAGGGACACAGCAATGAATCGACCATGTACTTCTCCACATTTGGGGCCTCAATGTGTTGAACTCCGAGATGTGGTTAAGGATTCAATGTATAGAGACGCAAGAGGACTGTTGGTCAAAACAGCAACTAGAGAGGAAGTATTGGGCAATACGGTGAAGCATAGAGATTCGCCGAGGCCATTTCATGTTCCTAAATCAGTTGATGGGTCTTATGGTGTCAGGATCAATGGAAAGAAAAATGTGCCTGATGATTTAAAGGAGTCTCTTAGAGTTCTTGCAAAACTTCGGGAAGCACCTTGGTACTATAACAATGAAGCTCGGGAACTTCAGAGATCATCACAGGAAGCAAATGGTTCTTGGAAGTCAATTTCACGGGACACCCATGCGCCTCGGTTTTCTTATGATGGAAGAGAGGGCAATCATTCATCTTTTGAATCACGAGACACCTTCAAATCGGCACCAAAGCTTAAAGAGCTGCCGAGACTTTCTTTGGATAGTTGCGAAAGGTCAATGAGGAGTTCAAGTTATCTTACGGAAAGTTTTCGTAATAGTGGCAACTTGGACAGTGGAGTTGCTAATCCACCACAATCACCAGGCGCCCCGAAGCGCCCTCCTAATGTTATAGCCAAGCTGATGGGCTTGGAATCATTGCCGAGTTCTTCCTCAGCTGATGATGGGCAGTTGGGTGTGATTAAAACCTGCTTGACTGAAGATAACAATCCCTTCTCATGGCCGCTAAGAGGAAACGATCCGAACAGGCCAACCGGAACTAGCTCTACGAGAAGCTCATCGAAAGACCCGACATCTACGCGGTGGAAAAATCCTGACTTGATCATGAAACCTATTTCTAGTTCAAGGTTCCCGATTGAGCCAGCACCATGGAGACATGTTGATGGAACTCGAGGTTCTCGGAAACAACCTCTCAAACATGTAAAATTTCCGGCCAAGAATCCAAACACTTTCCCTTCCGTTTATGGTGAGATTGAGAACAGACTGAAAGATCTAGAGTTTAAACAATCCGGAAAGGATCTCAGAGCTCTTAAACAGATAATAGAAGCGATGCAAGCAAAGGGACTCCTTGACACCTGGAAAGAACAAGCTGCAAACTTGGTGAATCAAAGAGGCAATGAACCAAAATGTGCAAGCCTCGATCAGAATCCAAGAGGCCAGCAAAGTCTGCAGAACACTCGCATCAACACTTCCACAGCTAGGGGTTTGGATTCTAATAGAACATATGAATCTCCTATTGTTATCATGAAACCACCAAAACTTGTTGAGAAAGGTGGTATTAAAGCTTCAAAAGTAATTCCAATAGATGACTTTTCCAGCCTTCCCAAGATTCAAAGTGGGGGATCTGTAGATAACAAGAAAGGTTTGACAAATACTCGAGTAGCTCGAGATCATACTGCCAGAAATAGTCATAGCGGTTCTGCTTCCAGCTCTACTGATAAGAAAGCTAGTAGCAGGAGTATTAGGTCCATACAGCCTTCGATGAAAGGTCCAAAAGAAGGTACTGCAACTACAGTAAAGAGTTCGGGATCGGTGAGCCCAAGACCGCAGCAGAAAAAGCTTGAATTGGACGGGCGATCTCGTCCACCTACTCCACCGTCTGATCCAAGCAAACCCAGAAAGCATTCCAACCGGCATTCATCTGAGTTTGGTTCCTCCGGTGATAAACATAGACCAAAATCTCCAGAAATGCAGCAATGTGATGACCAACTGAGTCAGATAAGTACTGAATCACGGGCTTCTAGTCACCAAGGTGATGACATTTCTCCGCAATCAGACAGTAGTATCATCCTGCAGTCCAAGTTAGATGTGGAAGTCACCAGTCATGAACAAACTATTGGGATCATTGATAGTCAAAGCCCATCCATGGCGGCAGTGCCGTGTTCAATTTCCAACTTAATGCCAAAGGTGACGTTTTATTTTGAGTCTACAATTCATTCAATTCTTCTTTTTGGTTACCTTATCTTACCTTACCTTACATGCAGAAATCAACATCAAGAATGGTTGAGGACGAATCAATGGAAGAACCTGCTGTGGTTGCTCCGGAGCATCCAAGTCCAGTTTCTGTTCTTGATACCTTGGTTTATAGAGATGATGAACTATCTCCAGTAAAGCAGATATTGAACGCCTCTGGAGGTAATAGTTCTGTTTTTGGGGATACTTGATTCGGACCTATAAACTGTTATGAATTAGATTAAAATGCAAATGTTTCTTAGTTTACGCATTCAATGCATATTTTATTCTTTGTCAAACATTTTGTTGCATGTCTGTATAAAGTTTTAATGCAATGAATCCTAGCAATGCATACTAGTTATAATCATACTCGACTAATAAGTACGATAGCAAAAGGCAAAGGAAAAATTAAGAAGGAAATCATATCATCATTTCATTGTGCTTGCCACAATTGCTGTTTTTGTAAATATAGTATAAGTCCTAATACTTTTTGAGTATTTGTATGCCCTCCTGACCGCATCATCACGACTGACTGAGAGAAACCAATTGTCTCAAATGGATCTGTGAACTAAAGATCTCACTCAAATATGCATTGTATCAGGTAATGGTGCAGAAGGTTTGAGCGAAGATCACAAGGAAGAGCAATGGAACCCTGCAGACAAGTGCTTGGCTAACAATGTGGGGTCTGGTCTTACATC
The Gossypium hirsutum isolate 1008001.06 chromosome A07, Gossypium_hirsutum_v2.1, whole genome shotgun sequence genome window above contains:
- the LOC121232092 gene encoding protein LONGIFOLIA 1; the encoded protein is MAAKLLNSLADENPDLQKQIGCMVGVFQIFDNHHLLTTKRLSHRNLPSGNSHLNNGIHEGDSNNGFHRQTATETNINRSGNEKQRISMESPRASFSSSRSSSFSSLDYNKTAQQEVPFPENPDRDTAMNRPCTSPHLGPQCVELRDVVKDSMYRDARGLLVKTATREEVLGNTVKHRDSPRPFHVPKSVDGSYGVRINGKKNVPDDLKESLRVLAKLREAPWYYNNEARELQRSSQEANGSWKSISRDTHAPRFSYDGREGNHSSFESRDTFKSAPKLKELPRLSLDSCERSMRSSSYLTESFRNSGNLDSGVANPPQSPGAPKRPPNVIAKLMGLESLPSSSSADDGQLGVIKTCLTEDNNPFSWPLRGNDPNRPTGTSSTRSSSKDPTSTRWKNPDLIMKPISSSRFPIEPAPWRHVDGTRGSRKQPLKHVKFPAKNPNTFPSVYGEIENRLKDLEFKQSGKDLRALKQIIEAMQAKGLLDTWKEQAANLVNQRGNEPKCASLDQNPRGQQSLQNTRINTSTARGLDSNRTYESPIVIMKPPKLVEKGGIKASKVIPIDDFSSLPKIQSGGSVDNKKGLTNTRVARDHTARNSHSGSASSSTDKKASSRSIRSIQPSMKGPKEGTATTVKSSGSVSPRPQQKKLELDGRSRPPTPPSDPSKPRKHSNRHSSEFGSSGDKHRPKSPEMQQCDDQLSQISTESRASSHQGDDISPQSDSSIILQSKLDVEVTSHEQTIGIIDSQSPSMAAVPCSISNLMPKKSTSRMVEDESMEEPAVVAPEHPSPVSVLDTLVYRDDELSPVKQILNASGGNGAEGLSEDHKEEQWNPADKCLANNVGSGLTSEINRKKLQNIEHLVQKLRRLNSGHDEASTDYIASLCGNTNPDHRYVSEVLLASGLLLKDLGSGLTTLQLHPSGHPINPELFFVLEQTKASSLLSKEENNTLNTGYISHSKLNHQKFHRKLIFDSVNEILVGKLALFGAFPEPRINSGKLAKKTLTAQQFLKELCLEIEQLQAKKPNCDPEEDEDGLKNIFWEDVMSRSESWTDFNSEISGMVLDVERLVFKDLVNEIVIGEEGSLRAKQSRRRRQLFSK